The bacterium region ACATCCCTGCTTGGCGTATTCTTATCCGCATCCACCATCCTACCCCCCAATACTGCCTCCAGCCAGACGAACGAATCGACCGTTCTTCATGAATTTTTCGGCGACGCCACGCAACAATACTTAGGCGTTTCGGTAAGCTTTGTCGGTGATGTAGATGGGGATGGATATGATGACATGATCATCGGCGCACACTATGCAGATACCGACAACGGTCCTGACACTGGAAAAGCCGATGTAATCTCAGGCTCTGATGGCTCTATCTTATTTACCTTTATGGGAGATAGCACGAACTCACAGTTTGGCTTCGCTGTGGCAGGCCCAGGCGACCTCAATGGTGACGGCACTCCCGATTTTCTCGTCAGTGCCCCAGAGGTGTCTGCTGGAATTGTAAAAGTCTTCTCAGGCTCAGATGGTTCTCTACTTGCGACATTAGCGGGTGACAACTTTAGCGACAAGTTTGGATACAGTCTCGCCGCAGCCGGAGATGTTAATGGAGACGGCACTCCTGACTGGATTGCAGGAGCAATAGGTGATGATGATAATGGCTCTCTTTCAGGAAGTGCCAGGGTATTTTCAGGGATAGATAACTCTACGCTTTATACCTTTTACGGGGATAGCACTCTTGATCAATTCGGCTACTCGGTAGATGGTGCGGGCGATGTGAATAGTGACGGCTTTGCAGATGTAATCGTGGGGGCCTATGGTGATGACGATAACGGCTCACAGTCAGGAAGCGCAAGAGTCCTCTCAGGTTCAGACGGCTCAACTCTTCACACCTTCCTTGGTGACGCTACAAATGACTATCTTGGAACAAGCGTAGCTGGTGTGGGGGATATTAACGGTGATGGACACGCAGATATTGCCGCTGGTGCCTATGGTGATGATAACGGATATACCGACTCAGGAAGTGTGCAAGTTTACTCTGGGATTGATGGAACCGTTTTATTTACTTTTAACGGAGAGGATAGCTATAAAAATTTCGGCAAAGTAGTAACAAGTGCTGGAGATATCAACGAGGATGGCATACCCGATATTATGGTAGGTGGGGAGTTTCACTTCACCGCAATAAAGCGGGTTAGAGTCTTGTCTGGAGCAGATGGAGCCACTCTTTATGCTTTTACAGCAGACTTAATATCAGAGTTCGGCAATACACTTGCAGGTGAAGGTGATGTAAATGCTGACGGCTTACCTGATTTCATGGTAGGGGCTTGGCGTGATGGAACGACAGATACAGATGCGGGAAGAGCTATTGTTTATGCAGATGAGTGCCCCAGCGATAATGATAAGGGATTAGCAGGACAGTGTGGTTGCGGAATAGCTGATACTGACACAGATAGTGATGGCACCGCAGACTGCATCGATGCGTGCGCAGCGGATCCTCTAAAAATCATAAGTGGAGTATGTGGCTGCGGAACACCCGATAGTGATTCTGACGGCGATGGAACTCCGGATTGTAACGACCTCTGTAGTGCTGACCCAGAGAAAACCGCTCCTGGTACTTGCGGATGTGGCGTAGCTGATACTGACGCTGATGGCGATGGAACTCCGGATTGTAACGACCTCTGTAGTGCTGACCCGCTAAAGACGGAGGCAGGTTTTTGTGGATGCGGCGCTGTAGACGAGGATGCGAACAGCAACGGAATTATAGACTGCTTCGAAAACCCATCAGATCCAGACGTCTCGGTAGATTCTCCCAACACAAGCCAAGAGCTCCTCTCCCTCGTAGATATTTCAAAACTACTAGCTGAAAAGCTGGTGAAAATTGAACGGCGCTATCGCAACGGCAAGAAAAGAAAGTTGCCACTAAGAAGGAAACTCGCTGGTGGCTTGGATACGATACACTTAGCGGTAAAAGATGCAAGGAACGACACTCTCTCACTCTCTGTTGATTGCAATACGGTCTTATCTCGCGTCGAGACTAAAACAGACCGATTAAAGAGACGAAATGGAAAAGTATCTTTCCGATTCTTAAAAAGATATAGACGCAGCGTTGCAAAAGCCCGAACCATATGTGGCTCAACGTAAGCTTCCTTACTACGGATACAGCGCTACCAAATTCTCCTCAGGGAAATATTGTAATAGATAAACCAGAAAGCCCGGCTAGCTATACTCTCATTATGCTACTGCGCATCAAGCAAAGTAATCGCTTCGCGTACCCTCTCTACCACTCGCTCTTTGCCAAGAACTTCCAATGATTCCGCAAGTGGAGGAGTCGCTTTCTTTCCAAGCACCGCTATTCGAACGGTAATAAATACCTGCCCAGACTTCACCTCTTGTTTAGATGCAACCTCTTCAAAGACTCTATTAATCGATTCAAGGGTAAAGTCTGAGAGCGCGGAAAGCGCTTCCTTACATTCACGTAATATTGTAGTCGCAAGAGTTGCATTCATCTTCTTTGATAGCATCTGATCCATCTCGCGCTCAAAGTGCTCATCACGCAGAAACCGCAGCATGTCCGGCACTTCTGCCAGTGTCCGCACTCGCTCCTTCACCAACGCTACAAGTGGCCCCAACTCCTCTTGCGTAAACGAAAGTCCTGCCGCCTTGATAAAAGGAACGCTCTTGGCAAAAAACTCATCATCAGAAAGCTTTCGGATATAAACACCATTCATCCATCCGAGCTTGACGTACTCGAATACCCCCGAGGATGCATTCACATGGTCAAGCGAAAACTTCTCAATAAGATCTTGCCGAGTGAACACCTCTTGTTCGTCACCTTCTCCTGGAGACCAGCCAATTCGAACGATGAAATTCAAGAGTGCTTCTGGCAAGTACCCTTCATCACGAAAAGCCATCCAAGATGTCGAACCATGCCGCTTGGAGAGCTTTTTCCCATCTGAACCCAAAACTACGGGGAGATGACAAAAGATAGGGGGCTCCCAACCAAGTGCCTCATAAACGAGAAGATGTAACGGCGCTGAGGGAATCCACTCCTCTCCTCTCATAGCATGAGTAATCTTCATGTCATGGTCATCGACAACAACCGCCAAGTGGTAGGTCGGGAAACCACCACTTTTCATTAATACTGGATCACGAAGCGGGATCTTTTCCCACTCAATTCGCCCCCGAATCCCATCATGCATTACAACCTTTGGATTGTGAGGCATCTTGAATCGAATGACGTGTGGAACATCTTTCGATACCTCGCGGGTTCGACAATATCCAGAATATCCTGGCACTTCTCTTCGAGCCTTCTGTTCATTCCGCTCGCGTTCAAGCATCTCTGGAGTACAATCACACCGGAATGCATGTCCCGAGGCGACAAGCTGCTCTGCAACTTCTTGATAGCGAGCAAGACGGAGACTCTGCACGTATGGTCCGTATGGCCCTCCCTCTGGCTTTCCATCTCCAGGAGCAAAAGAGGGGGTAGTGCCATCAATGATCTCTATCTGTTCAGTCGTCGGACCCTCATCGATATCAATCCCAAGCCACTGGAAACCATCAAGGATCGCTTGCACCGCTCCCTCAACCTTCCGCTCTTGGTCCGTATCCTCTATACGGAGCACGAACTGACCGCCATGATGCCTTGCAAGAAGCCATGCGTATACTGCACTACGAAAGCCTCCAATATGAATCATACCAGTAGGACTCGGCGCAAAACGTGTTCGAACTTCTGTCATTTCTCTCTCCTAAAACTCTGCTGTAGAGTATCGCTCAGTGAAAGTCGAAGCAAGGCTCAAGTCCATACTCTGTTACGAAGCCACGCCGTCCTCAACAAGCTTTCGAAAATCAGATTCTGCAAGAATAATAACTCCGAGCTTTTTAGCCTTCTCAAGCTTTGAGCCAGCAGCCTCACCAGCTACAAGATAGTCAGTCTTTCCACTGACAGAGGAAGATACCTTTCCTCCGAGGGCTTCGATCTCACTCTTTACAAGATCTCGACTCACCGACAGAGTGCCAGTGATCACAAATGTCTTCCCAAAAAACTGAGATTCTTCAGAAACGACTTTCTCGCGCTCAAAAACAAAACCACTCGCCAGCAACCGATCGAGCAAGGCCGCCTCCTCTTCACTCGCTAAGAAATCCAAGACGGATCTCGCTATCTCTGGACCAACCTCTGGCAAAGCAAGAAGCTCCTCTTCGGTCAAAGAACGCAGCTGCTCAATGCCACTGGTTGCCTGCCCAATAATTTTTGCCGTCCGCTCTCCTACATGACGAATCCCAAGTGCAAACAAGAATTTTGAGAACGAGGTGCTTTTCGATCGCTCAAGAGCCGCTATCAGATTTTCAGCTGACTTCTGTCCCATTCGAGGAAGCGACGCTATTCTCTCAACAGTCAACGTATACAGATCTGCTATATCTTTCACGAGACCAGCATCCACAAGAAGATGCACCATTTTCTCGCCCAGCCCCTCAATGTCGAGAGCGTTTCTACTTCCGAAATGAATAATTCTTTGCACTGATTTTGCAGGGCACATCGAATTCGGGCACCGGATAACGGCTTCACCCTCTGGTCGAACCACGGCTGTTCCACACACCGGACACTCTGTTGGGAAATAAAATTCTCGCTCTTCTCCAGTTCGCTTCCCTGGAATAAATGTAACGACTGCTGGGATCACATCCCCCTGACGCCGCACCACGACTGTATCCCCGATCAGAATCCCCTTTCTCCTGATTTCATCTTCGTTATGAAGTGTCGCTCGCGAGACGACGACTCCTCCAACTCGTACGGGCTCAAGCTCTGCAACTGGAGTCAGTGCACCGGTTCGACCCACCTGAATGTGAATATCCTTGAGAAGCGTATTCTCTTCTACTGGTGGAAACTTTACAGCTATTGCCCAGCGCGGAGAGCGCTCCTTCGCGCCAAGCAGTCGTTGTAAGGAAAGTTCATTCACCTTCACAACAAGCCCATCTACTTCAAACGGAAGTGTCTCTCGACTTGCGATTGCTTTGCGATACATCTCCTGCAACGATGCTGCATCCTCACACTTCGAAAAGAGTGGCGATACCTTAAACCCAAACTCACTCAAAAGACGTATCAACTCGTAGTGACTCTCTGGAAGCGCTGCTCTCTCCTGCCCCATTAAAGCATACGCAAAAAAACTCAAAGGACGCTTGGCTGTCACCCGCGAATCTAATTGCCTTAAACTTCCTGATGCCGCATTCCTGGGATTGGCGAATGGAGGTTCACCTTCTGCTACCCGTCGTTCATTCAAGGCAAGAAAGTCATCAATCTGAAACAAGACCTCTCCTCGAACCTCAAGAATTCCTCCTGGGACCTTATCGCCTACAAGCGAAAGCGGTATAGCTCGAATCGTTCGTAAATTCTCGGTAATATCCTCTCCGACTTCTCCATCCCCACGAGTAAGCCCCTGTATGAACACTCCATCCTCATACGTCAGAGAAACAGCGACTCCGTCAAATTTATACTCTGCCGTCCACGTACAATTCTCGCTCTCATCCGCTTTTGCGAGAAATCGGTCCGTCCTTTCAAGAAATGCGGACAACTCATCCTCATCCATAGCATTATCTAAAGAGAGCATCGGCTCACGGTGCGGAACCGAGTGAAAAGCCTCCAGTGGAGGAGCACCCACTCGGTATGTTGGCGAATCAGGCCTTCGAAGTTCAGGAGATTCAGCTTCAAGCGACTCTAACTCTCGCATCATCCGATCATATTCAGCATCACTGACTTCTGGAGATTGCTTTCTATAATAAAGATCTGAGTGCCTCTGAAGCTCTCTCGTTAGCCAATCAACGCGTGACTTCCTGTCTTCTTCTTTTGACATTACACACTCTTCTCTTCGGGGGAGGCTTTTCGATTATCGGTATTGGCTTTTAGCAACCTACCGACCTCCTCTTCAAAGCGGCCCATAACGGCTTGCCAATTATATTGAGTCTTCACATACCGCTTTCCCGAATCACCAAGCTCTGCTTGCAGAGCACTATCTTCAGCTAGAGTTTTTAGGGCTCCCGCAAGATCAAGGGTATCCCTAAAGTACAACCCTCCCCCTGAACGAAGGACGTGATCCTTCGTTACCGCACACGCATCACTTACCAAAACTGGCGTTCCGGCAAGCCATGCCTCCATCATTACAATACAAAATGACTCATTCACTGACGGTTGAATCAGCGCTAGTGCGTCCCGCAACAAGAGATACTTCTCTTCCTCACTCACTCTCCCAACAGGTAGAATATCGGTTCGTTCACTGTATTGCGGACGCTCAAGATCAGAAAATGCTCCGCCTCCTGCAATTACGAGTCGAAGTTCTTTTGGAATAAGCCCCTGTTCTTTCCCTTCGACAAAGTGATCAAGCAGGATATGCGCGTTCTTCCCCGTTTCCATTCTTCCGAGATAGAGAACATAAGAAGTGGTGTCATCCTTAAAAAATTGCTGATGCTCGACGGAGTTGTCGCGATTTAATGGAGCGGTATCCTCAAATCCCATTCCAACGACACCACCCCGTAGGTGCTTTCCGTATAAAGCTCTCGCTAACTCGGCCTCAGGCTCTGCATTAAAAAGACAGCCTCTGACCTGCCGAAACATACTGCTCACTATCTCGAGATAAGCATTCGCCTCATCGTGTAAACACGGAATAAGGATCGAACGCTCTGGTGAAAGAAGAGCACCCCAAAAAGTCGTACCAAAAAGGTAGGGCGCAAAGAATAGTGCGTCAAAATCTTGGTGATGCTCGCTGATGTGCTCATAAAGACTCGTTGAATTCACACTCTCTTTCATCCACGTGAACTGTTCATCGACTGACAGATTTACTCCTTGGGCGAGTCGAATCTGAAGGGGAATCCACTGCTCGAGATCGCGCTCATCAACACTGAACCGTCGAATTGGAATACCTGCGTAATCTTCAATTCCTTCTGGAAAATCATTCTCCCAACTTCTGTTATCTCGAGCGCACGTCGTCCAGATTTCTACTGTGGACCCACCCTCATAAGCTTTTCGAGCAAGCTCTCCACACAGGGTCTCGGCTCCTCCGACGACTCCCGGATAGTAACGAGGTAGAATGAATGCAAATCGCTTACCAACCAAACTCATTACAGACCTTTTGAAACTCACTTTCGAATGGAGCCTGGAGAGTTGGCTCAGCATGTAACATCTCAGAGACTTCTTTCATCAGATCCTCTGATGCACTCTTCTCAAACGCATTCCAGGCGGAACATGCATTTTGATATTCCCCTGAACCTATCGTTGATTTTAGCAACGAGACAAGTTGTGTCGCTATTGCCCCCTCATGATACATTTCGCGCGCATACTCCTGCCCGCGAACTGCATTGTGCGGCGCATCTCCTGAGGAAATAGCCGTCAGCACCTGAGCTATTTGCTTGGGTTCTTCCACCCCTGGCTCTATCTGGTAAACGAGTTCAGCAGGCAGTTCTTCACTCGCCCCAAAGCGCGTGACAATTGTTGGCACACCTCTCGCTAAGCTCATTCCAACATAAGGCTGCACATGGCCAAACACAGAAAATCGAGGATGAATGGCCACATCACTCTTTTCAAGCACCGCAGCCCATACCGTTGGAGATAGCTCACTTTCGAGCGTCACGGCTCCCTCTCTCAGATCAAACTCTTCAAGTAGCGCTTCGGCGCGAGATTTTTCGTCTGGAGACACAACCCAATGTACTTCGAAGTCAAGCGCTGGTTGAACCACCCGAAGTGCTTGCAAGACTTGATGGCTTCTCTGTTCAATTCTTGCACCTGAGTGGAGCGCAATCCGTAGCCTTTTACCGACCTCATCATCTCTCGGTGCCGCCGAAAAGAGCTCATCGCGGACAGGCAATGGCAAAAAGTACGCTGGAGATTTTTCAGAGCAGAAAGGAGCCGCAAGTGAGCCTCCGATCGCGCGTCGATATTCAAGTGCATCGCGTTCGACAGAAAACAGTGGCAGGAGACAAAACGTTGCCTCGCGCGCAGCTATAGGCGCTACTTGCTCAAACTCACCACCTCGCTCGGCCCAAGAAGCACTGCCGTTGAGAAACCGTTCCTTCGTTACCTGCCATGCACTATTCAGGATTGGTTCAGGGCCATGCGAAGCAAAGTAGAGATCATGGAACCACGTAATACCTGGCATCAGAGTGCACGCAATACGCGCCCACTGACTCTCGGGGTGGTCTTCCACTTGATATAAGCAGATATCGTATGGATGCTGAGCATGCCGCTCCCGTAAACGTTGATAGGGGAACACCGGAAGGTCAAGGCACGTACCAGCTTCGCCACGATGAAAAAGCTCGATGGAGATATCATCCCACTTCATCAGATGGGGAATCAGTACGCCTGTGGTGTATGCCGCAAGAGAGTCCGTAGCTTTTCTGCGGGATGCAGATGCAGACCGAACATTCTCTGGCAAGTTGCTGATCCAAGCAATTCTCATGAGGAGCTCGCTGCCTTCTTTAAGGTTGATGCGCTACCTTCTTGCAGCGGACTGAGTAATCCATCAACAATGCTGTCCCATCCAGACTGCTCTACTCCAAGCTCAGTAAGTCTCTCTCGTCCAGCCATGCCCAAACGGTCTGCTAGCCCATCTTCTTCAACAAGCCTATTAACAGCTAGTCCTATCTTTTCACTTGTCGGCTCCACAATCAGCCCATTTTCTTCGTGCGCAACAAACTCGAGCACTCCCCCACTATCAGTCGCAGTGATGACTGGCTTTGAGCTCGCCATTGCCTCTAAGGTCACATAACCATAGTCCTCATCGTGAGGAGCATAGTAAACCCCGAGTGAGCGTGCATAGAGAGAGAGCAGCTCTTCATCTGAGACTCTTCCCACAAATTCGACTCTATCCCACAGGTGATGCTTATCGATTTCGTTATGTAAGTAATCGAGAACGCCTGGCTCATCAGCCTTTCCCACAATCTTTAACTTGACGAACGAATGAATGAACGGAAGTGCTTTAAGCATCAGATCCACTCGCTTGATGGAGCAGATTCTTCCAACTGAGAGAATATATGGCTCGGAAGTATCAGAGTAATAACGGCCAGCCAGAGAAAGTGGCGGATATAGCACATCTCCTTTTACTCCGTTAAAAGCCTCTAGTCGATGAATAACGTTCCGTGAGATTCCAGCCACGTACTGGGCTTCACTCAACACGACTTTATCCCCCTCAACTAACTTCGCTCGCAACTGTTCGTCGCGCGGATCATCCGAAAAATCTGAATATCTTCCCCCATAAAGGTCATAGATAGCCCTATGCTGATGGACTAGCCACACACTTTTTTTCGGGTGCTTGGCGTAGTAACTCGGAAATTTTGTAGCTATCACCAGGTCTACCTTCTCACCCCCGAACTCTGTAAGGTCAAGACTTCTCCACTGCGCCGCTTCTATCAGATAACGCTCCTTGGGCTGTACCGTGAGTGGAAGCTCTACCGTGTCAACAAGATGTCCCCGAGATGACAATTCACCATGCAACGAAGCCAGCAACACTTCCTGACCACCAGTAGTGAACGGAACCTTTACTCCAAGCAGAAGGATATTCGCCATGCATTACTCCTTGATCGCAACTACTGCGAAGTCTTGATGTCCGTAAAGAAGATGATTCAACCGATCAATGTTCGAATTCATTTTATCCAGCATGAACTGCCAACGAGGAGTCATATAGTCTTCTCTTTCGACTTTCTTCAGAAGTGCTTCTTCAGGAACTGGAGAGAGGTAGCGTATTTCCGCCTGTGCAAATCCAGAGCGAGTGCAGATATATCGCAATGTATCTGGATGCTGCGGAAATACATGGGTAGGATCACGAAAATAATTTGATGAAAGAGCTAGCACCGATTGTGGATTAATTGTCTCCAATACAAGCTTTCCGCCGCTGGCCAACTTCTCATGAGCCAACTCGACTAACCGCTGCACCACCCTCGGTGTTAAATGCTCAACGACTTGAATAGCGATAATACCACCAAGCGTTTCAGGAGCAGCCTCTTCGAGCGCCCGAAGTCCATCTTGCAACCGCACTGAGAGTCCTGCCTCTTGAGCAACCGAGATCATTCCCTCATCAAGATCTACCCCATAAGCAGGAATATCCGCATCACGTAACAAAGAGAGGAGCTCTCCTCGTCCACACCCAATATCGAGAACATTGCCGGGTGAACCCTGAAATACCGCTACGTACTGCGCAAGTCGCTCTGCGATGTCCGACTCACTTCCGCGAAAACGATTTTCAAGCAGGAGGTAGTCGACTCCCGAACTACTGGATTCACCTCTTTCAGCGCCATTTACTGAAGCAGAAAGAGGAATCTCGGCTGCATGATGCGGCTTTGACATCCTCGAAACGATACTCTCAAGTCCATCCACTACCTTTGAAACGGTACTCACTGACGCACCTTGAGTTGCCACCTCAGCACGGAGTGAAGCTACTTGCTGAGCCAAAGTTGAAAGTTCACTCTGAAGAGCATCATGCAAACGACGCTCTGAAGAGCGATGTTCTGCAACAAACTCATCTTGCAACCGCTCAGCGCGATCAACCGCTCTCGTTACATCCACATCAACCTTATGAACGAGCTCCCAAAAATTGGAAGCATCACGCTCATCGACGTACTTTGCTTGATTATTGAGAAGACGAACCAACCGAGCTTGAAACTCTTTTTCCCTGTCAAAATATCCTTTAAGAATCCCGTCAACGATAAGCGAAGCGAGCTTTCTCTTTAACCGAACAACAACTTTTCCTATTGCACCTTTTCGATGAGACACGATGTCGTCTACAACACTGTTCGCCGCATAGTGGTAGTGCTCATTCAGGTAACGAAGCTCTTCTGAATGAAGGATCTCTCCTGCCTTCCTTTTTCCATGAAAATCTCCTCGGTACGCTTGGTAAGAGAGTCGTTCATCCTGAGCTTGCTCGATCTCTCCCTGGGTTCGCTCGCGAATCTGGTCCATAAGGGATTTGACCCTTTTGGCGGCTCCATTTCGGCTGGCACCAATCTCTATGCGAGGCGCCGCAGATGGATCCGATTCTGAATTACGGTGTTCTAATGGTTCTACTGTATTCTCTTCTCTCAAGTGGCATTCTCCGCTTAAAGGTGCCTCACCATACCAGAGTGGAGCGCATCATGAAATTTCTTAAGGAATTGCGCTCTCTCCTTATCACAAAATCAGAAACTTGCTGGTCCCTAAATAATATGAATTGTGATTTATTTTAACTATTTACCAGCCGATTTCTACCCCTAGCGGCAGGTTCTTGGAGATTTTAGTTCGAATCAGTCCTATGACAAAAGAACGGCCAGTTCCCCCTCCCCTCCTCATGACCGTGCGCGAGACCGCGCTTGTTTTGCAAATTGATCGCCCGAAGGTCTACGAGCTTATTCGAGAGGGTGAAATCGAGGGGGTTAAAATCGGTGCCGACTGGCGAATCAAACGTGATTCGGTCGAAAGATTAACAGGGCCGATACCCGAACAGTTCTTTCTAGAGCCTTCCAGTGATAACGAAGGGTGAGTGAGCAGAATAGTTCAGAAACAGAGGCATGCGAGGGGTGGTGATTCAAGCCCTCTTTCGCTATGCTCCTACCGTGTCAACGGTTAAGAAAAACAAAAAGCTTTCATCTGCGCAGCAACGTTCTTCTCGCTACTTCTTTTGTTTGGCTAGCGTGGTGACGCTTATCTCTCTTGTGGGATGCTTCCATCAAGATGAACTTATTTCTCCTGAACCGTCATTTCCAGTTTATACCCCTCGAGGGCGAACCCTCGTAAAAGGAATCGCTGCTTGTGGTCAGTGCCATGGCAGTGAGCCGAGCCCGCGAAGCATGCTGACAGGAGGAAGACACGTCGATGACGTATATGGAGGTGTGACTGTCCCCAACCTCACTCGAGCCGAGATTAAAGACTGGAAGCCCGTTGACGTCGTGAATGCAATCCGAAGAAGTATTCGACCAGATGGTGGGAAGTTGGCAGCCCAGCATCACCTCGGCTATGAATGGATGGCGGATGAGGATGCATATGCGGTGGCAACCTACATACAGTCATTACCAACCATTAATATTGAACACTCCGCGAGAGAGCTCTCAACGCTATCGCGTTATACGAGCGGAATCACCGAAGAACGTCCGATTGTCATGGGCTTTGTGCCGAGCATACCGCGTCGTGAAGAAGCCGCCTACGGGAAATACCTGATTGATAACGTGGCTCGCTGCACTGCGTGTCATAATACTCCAGGCACTACTTTTTCTGAGGAGCGATACCTCGGCGGAGGGCGTGAGATCATAGCTCCCGATGGGAGCTCCGCGCTTGCTCCGAATATAACGAACTCAAAGACCCTAGGAATTGGTGAATGGTCCCGAGAAGAAATTTATCGCTATCTCATATCGGGCACTCCCAAGGGCACAAGCTTTCGGCAATCGACCGTTTGCCCAACTGACTTTTACAGCAGCGCTTCGCTGGAAGATCTCAGGGCGATTGCTCACGCTCTTACCACCACAGATAGTGACTCATAATTATTTAGTATGAAAACGTCGCATCATAGAAAAGTACTTGGCATTGAAACAAGTTGTGACGAGACGGGCGTATCTCTTATTTATGCCAGCGAACAGGACTCCTCCGTTACCATAGCCAAAGAACTCATTCACTCACAAATTAGTCTTCATGCGGAATATGGCGGGGTTGTCCCAGAGCTTGCGGCTCGAGAGCACCTAAAGAACTTGCCGCTCCTCACCGACACCGTACTGTCTCAAGAAGGGCTGAGAGCAGAAGAGATTGATCTGATTGCTGTTACTGTCGGCCCTGGATTAAAGGGCTGCTTACTGAATGGTATGCTCTTTGCGAGTGGGCTAGCTGCATCTCACGATATCCCCCTATATGGAGTAAATCATATTGAGGCTCATGTGCTTTCAGTATTCATTGAAAACCCGCACCTCGATTTTCCATTCCTGACACTGGTTGTCTCTGGTGGCCATACCGAGCTTCATCTTGTGACTGCAGTTGGAGAGTACACACTTCTGGCGAGAACGATTGATGATGCAGCAGGAGAAGCCTTCGACAAATCCGCAAAACTTCTGGGCTTAGCTTATCCTGGTGGCCCTGCTCTCTCGAAACATGCTGACTCCTTTTCAGAGCTCCCATCATTCAGTGGTAGCTCACGTTTCACATTGCCGCGAGTTATGTTGAAACAGCCAGGATTCAGCTTTTCTGGTCTTAAAACTGCAATCTCTCTTCTGATTTCATCCGAAACAACAGACGATACTGCTATCGACAACGCACTCCTCACTGAGCTTGCTTGGACGATTCAAGAAAGTATTGTTGAGCTTCTCGTTCGGAAGGTACGAAAGGCAGTCCAAGAAACTCGGTGCAAAACACTCGTGGTATGCGGCGGCGTATCTGCAAACCGCAGACTACGTGAAGCACTGTCCTCGGAAAAACTTCTCTCCTGCCATTTTCCGGCGACACGTCACTGTGTTGATAACGGCACGATGATAGCGCTCACAGCTCACCTACGACGTAATGCCGGACTTCCGCCTGCCCCTTTTGAAGCAATGCCACGATGGCCAATCGAGACACATAAACTTGAGGAGCGAGTATAAATGGAGTCAAGAGGAGATTCGCCAGAGAGTTTATTACGAGCACTTTCCGTTACGCCCGATAAAGCTTTTGGTCAAAATTTTATTCTAGAACCGGCGGTTATTGATGAGATTATTCGTTTTGCCAAGCCGAGCTCAGAAGATACGCTCGTTGAAATTGGTCCTGGACTTGGCGCTCTCACGAAAGAGCTGCTTTCTTTTGGACAAGT contains the following coding sequences:
- a CDS encoding glycosyltransferase, which codes for MANILLLGVKVPFTTGGQEVLLASLHGELSSRGHLVDTVELPLTVQPKERYLIEAAQWRSLDLTEFGGEKVDLVIATKFPSYYAKHPKKSVWLVHQHRAIYDLYGGRYSDFSDDPRDEQLRAKLVEGDKVVLSEAQYVAGISRNVIHRLEAFNGVKGDVLYPPLSLAGRYYSDTSEPYILSVGRICSIKRVDLMLKALPFIHSFVKLKIVGKADEPGVLDYLHNEIDKHHLWDRVEFVGRVSDEELLSLYARSLGVYYAPHDEDYGYVTLEAMASSKPVITATDSGGVLEFVAHEENGLIVEPTSEKIGLAVNRLVEEDGLADRLGMAGRERLTELGVEQSGWDSIVDGLLSPLQEGSASTLKKAASSS
- a CDS encoding class I SAM-dependent methyltransferase, which encodes MREENTVEPLEHRNSESDPSAAPRIEIGASRNGAAKRVKSLMDQIRERTQGEIEQAQDERLSYQAYRGDFHGKRKAGEILHSEELRYLNEHYHYAANSVVDDIVSHRKGAIGKVVVRLKRKLASLIVDGILKGYFDREKEFQARLVRLLNNQAKYVDERDASNFWELVHKVDVDVTRAVDRAERLQDEFVAEHRSSERRLHDALQSELSTLAQQVASLRAEVATQGASVSTVSKVVDGLESIVSRMSKPHHAAEIPLSASVNGAERGESSSSGVDYLLLENRFRGSESDIAERLAQYVAVFQGSPGNVLDIGCGRGELLSLLRDADIPAYGVDLDEGMISVAQEAGLSVRLQDGLRALEEAAPETLGGIIAIQVVEHLTPRVVQRLVELAHEKLASGGKLVLETINPQSVLALSSNYFRDPTHVFPQHPDTLRYICTRSGFAQAEIRYLSPVPEEALLKKVEREDYMTPRWQFMLDKMNSNIDRLNHLLYGHQDFAVVAIKE
- a CDS encoding DNA-binding protein, with product MTKERPVPPPLLMTVRETALVLQIDRPKVYELIREGEIEGVKIGADWRIKRDSVERLTGPIPEQFFLEPSSDNEG
- the tsaD gene encoding tRNA (adenosine(37)-N6)-threonylcarbamoyltransferase complex transferase subunit TsaD, which produces MKTSHHRKVLGIETSCDETGVSLIYASEQDSSVTIAKELIHSQISLHAEYGGVVPELAAREHLKNLPLLTDTVLSQEGLRAEEIDLIAVTVGPGLKGCLLNGMLFASGLAASHDIPLYGVNHIEAHVLSVFIENPHLDFPFLTLVVSGGHTELHLVTAVGEYTLLARTIDDAAGEAFDKSAKLLGLAYPGGPALSKHADSFSELPSFSGSSRFTLPRVMLKQPGFSFSGLKTAISLLISSETTDDTAIDNALLTELAWTIQESIVELLVRKVRKAVQETRCKTLVVCGGVSANRRLREALSSEKLLSCHFPATRHCVDNGTMIALTAHLRRNAGLPPAPFEAMPRWPIETHKLEERV